A section of the Spirosoma pollinicola genome encodes:
- a CDS encoding RagB/SusD family nutrient uptake outer membrane protein gives MKTSIIKGTLMASMLALVTFACNDKFLQVPATGQLASDQLTSRAALDGLLISAYSQLNGRGYDQSAASLDWVRGDMSGGDANKGSNSGDFNALTPFQTYVSLNATNAEVNFKWRALYEGISRANMVLRLIPSAASDVTDADKKRISGEARFLRGHYYFMLKRQFNMVPYVDETVDYGTGVDKVPNTEDIWAKIEADFQFAQTNLPATQSASGRANSWAAASYLAKTYLYEKKYALAKALFDQIIASGTTASGVKYALVANYTDIFNAAKETNSESIFADQAAANTGSADNANPNLNLNFPYNTGSAGPAGCCGFFPPTFEMANSFRVNANGLPLLDGSYNSSANELVTDMGLASSAAFTPDAGPVDPRLDWSVGRRGLPYLDWSVHPGQDWIRDQTFAGPYSPKKFVFYKSQDKTLTDGSSWTDGYSAINYNFIRYADVLLMAAECEVEVGSLATSLNYVNLVRNRSANSAFWVKTAAGANAANYKIAPYTAFADQATARTAIQFERKLELSGEGHRFFDLVRWGVAAPVLNAFIAYESKKLPVAYAGAKFTAGRDEYLPIPQTQIDYQATDASGKKILTQNPGY, from the coding sequence ATGAAAACATCGATTATAAAGGGTACGCTCATGGCCAGTATGCTCGCGCTGGTTACGTTCGCCTGCAACGACAAATTTCTGCAAGTACCGGCTACGGGTCAGTTGGCGAGTGACCAATTAACATCACGAGCCGCGCTGGATGGGCTGTTGATTTCAGCTTACTCTCAATTAAATGGCCGGGGCTACGACCAGTCGGCGGCTTCTTTGGATTGGGTACGGGGCGATATGTCGGGGGGGGATGCTAACAAAGGCTCTAACTCCGGTGACTTTAATGCCCTGACACCTTTTCAAACCTATGTGTCATTGAACGCGACGAATGCCGAGGTTAACTTTAAATGGCGGGCATTGTATGAAGGCATTAGCCGGGCCAATATGGTGCTTCGACTAATACCCAGTGCGGCATCGGATGTTACGGATGCCGACAAGAAGCGCATCTCGGGCGAAGCTCGTTTTCTGCGGGGGCATTATTATTTCATGCTAAAACGCCAGTTTAACATGGTTCCTTATGTTGACGAAACTGTCGACTACGGTACGGGCGTTGATAAAGTTCCTAACACAGAAGATATCTGGGCTAAAATTGAGGCTGATTTCCAATTTGCGCAAACGAATCTTCCTGCTACGCAATCGGCTTCCGGCCGGGCGAATAGCTGGGCGGCAGCATCTTATTTAGCCAAGACATACTTGTATGAAAAAAAGTATGCACTGGCTAAAGCGTTGTTTGACCAGATTATTGCCAGCGGAACAACGGCGTCAGGGGTTAAATATGCACTGGTTGCCAATTACACCGATATTTTTAATGCGGCCAAGGAAACCAATTCGGAATCTATTTTTGCCGATCAGGCTGCTGCCAACACGGGTAGCGCAGATAATGCTAACCCAAACCTGAACCTGAACTTCCCTTATAATACGGGTTCAGCAGGTCCGGCAGGTTGCTGCGGATTTTTCCCGCCTACCTTCGAAATGGCCAACTCGTTTCGGGTAAATGCCAATGGGTTGCCTTTACTGGATGGCTCGTATAATTCGTCGGCTAATGAGTTAGTGACCGATATGGGCCTAGCCTCCAGTGCAGCTTTCACACCTGATGCAGGCCCGGTTGATCCACGATTGGATTGGTCAGTTGGTCGTCGGGGTCTTCCTTATTTGGATTGGTCGGTTCACCCAGGTCAGGACTGGATTCGTGACCAGACATTTGCGGGTCCTTATTCACCTAAAAAGTTCGTTTTTTACAAATCGCAGGATAAAACGCTGACCGATGGTAGTTCCTGGACGGATGGATACTCGGCTATTAACTACAACTTTATTCGTTATGCCGATGTACTGCTGATGGCTGCCGAATGTGAAGTTGAAGTAGGTAGCTTAGCCACATCGCTGAACTATGTTAACCTGGTGCGTAATCGCTCTGCAAATTCTGCTTTCTGGGTGAAAACAGCTGCCGGTGCTAATGCAGCTAACTACAAAATTGCCCCTTACACGGCTTTTGCTGATCAGGCAACTGCCCGGACAGCGATTCAGTTTGAGCGTAAACTGGAACTATCGGGCGAAGGCCACCGGTTCTTTGACCTTGTTCGTTGGGGTGTAGCCGCTCCGGTGCTGAATGCGTTTATCGCCTACGAAAGCAAAAAACTACCCGTAGCCTATGCCGGTGCTAAATTCACCGCAGGTCGGGATGAATACCTGCCGATTCCACAAACGCAGATTGATTACCAGGCTACAGACGCCAGCGGTAAGAAAATCCTGACTCAGAATCCAGGTTATTAA
- a CDS encoding type II toxin-antitoxin system MqsA family antitoxin: MTCLTCKVGTPEAGLTTVTLERDGAIIVFKDVPARICSNCGEKYFDAEITNRLLTQAQDAVEKGAELEVVRLQAA, translated from the coding sequence ATGACCTGTTTAACCTGCAAAGTTGGCACGCCTGAGGCTGGCTTGACAACCGTTACTTTAGAACGGGATGGAGCGATTATCGTTTTTAAGGACGTTCCAGCCCGTATTTGTTCTAATTGTGGAGAAAAGTATTTTGACGCTGAAATTACTAATCGCCTGCTTACCCAGGCACAGGATGCTGTGGAAAAAGGTGCAGAATTGGAAGTTGTTCGTTTACAGGCAGCCTAA
- a CDS encoding DUF4258 domain-containing protein, with protein sequence MNCKKVTYRLHAVEQMFKRNITQPEVDAVINKGETITEYPNDKPYPSVLRLGFVHSRPIHIVVAQDETGECFIVTAYEPSVFIWEADFKTKKR encoded by the coding sequence ATGAATTGCAAAAAAGTAACATACAGACTTCATGCAGTTGAACAGATGTTTAAGCGTAACATTACACAACCTGAAGTAGATGCGGTTATTAATAAAGGTGAAACTATTACAGAGTATCCCAATGATAAACCTTATCCGAGCGTTCTACGTTTAGGTTTCGTACACAGCCGTCCTATTCACATTGTTGTAGCACAAGATGAAACAGGAGAGTGCTTTATCGTAACTGCTTACGAACCAAGCGTTTTTATTTGGGAAGCTGATTTTAAAACCAAAAAGCGATGA
- the dnaE gene encoding DNA polymerase III subunit alpha, whose protein sequence is MQFSHLHCHTQYSLLDGQADIKKLIKKAKADNMPAVAITDHGNMFGVFEFVAEASKQGIKPIVGCEFYVVEDHTIKQFTKEKKDVRYHQLLLAKNAQGYKNLAKLCSLGYMEGLYGKYPRVTKELIDKYKEGLIASTCCIGASVPKTILKKGEAAGEIEFKWWLDRFGEDYYVELQRHEIPDQIKANEILIKFARKYNVKIIASNDSHYVDQDDWVAHDILLCVNTNEKQSTPSMKDFSDDDVMPKNTRFAFFSDQFYFKNTQEMTTLFKDLPEAIDNTNEIVGKVETLKLKRDIMLPNFPIPQEFQQHTDDVLNQWEYLRHLTYTGAKERYVDILPHIQERLDFELFTIKTMGFAGYFLIVADFIKAGRDLGVMIGPGRGSAAGSAVAYCTGITNIDPIKYDLLFERFLNPDRKSMPDIDTDFDDEGRQKVIDYVVQKYGKSQVAQIVTYGTMASKSSIKDVARVMDLPLQDANAVVKLVPDKPTYNMTLKRIFEDPLDGPGGLASVIQPEELDNVKRMRALESGDKSAAAAMRIVDYEKVSAVLKQARKLEGTVRNTGLHAAGIIIAPSDLSDIVPVSTSKDTNLIITQYEGKVIEDAGVIKMDFLGLRNLTIIKECLRLIRQNHGGFLINGVETDIDDIPLDDEETYKLFQRGETNAVFQFESDGMKKHMKDLKPDRFGDLIAMNALYRPGPIAYIPNYINRKHGREEVKYDMPEMEEYLADTYGITVYQEQLMLLSQKLGNFTKGDADVLRKAMGKKDKATLDKMKGKFMDGCASNNLPLKVCEKVWTDWEAFASYAFNKSHSTCYAFVAYQTAFLKAHYRPEYMAAVLTSCLGTIDKITFFMEECKNINIPVLGPDVNESERFFGVNKKGEIRFGLGGIKGAGDAAVEAIIEERKAGGPFKDIFDFAVRVNLRTVNKKTWESLAYAGAFDSIDEYHRAQYFDMSDTDTSPFLDKIIRYGSNYHAEKAAAQQSLFGAMMNGEPMLARPKAPMVTEWNQIEKLKFEKDVVGFYITGHPLDEFKLEMDGFCNCTLANIFETKQPEIKVGCIVSAVQMRVTKSGNPFCIFKVEDYNSSLEMALFGDDYVRLVQYIEVGRFLHITGKTQNKWGSEQLEFKPTSIRLLNDMREKFCKELRVSLTLDALNAQLVARINELVNAHPGSCTLSLNVIDHSERIEVSLQARTLKVSPANSFLKALEAIDGVTCKVA, encoded by the coding sequence ATGCAATTCTCTCACCTCCACTGCCATACCCAATACTCGCTGCTCGACGGTCAGGCCGATATTAAGAAGCTGATCAAGAAGGCGAAAGCTGATAATATGCCCGCCGTTGCCATTACCGATCACGGTAATATGTTCGGCGTGTTCGAATTTGTGGCCGAAGCCAGTAAGCAGGGCATCAAACCCATTGTCGGCTGCGAGTTCTATGTGGTGGAAGATCATACGATCAAACAGTTCACAAAAGAGAAAAAAGACGTTCGATACCACCAGCTTTTGTTAGCCAAAAACGCGCAGGGCTATAAAAATCTGGCAAAACTGTGTTCATTGGGCTACATGGAGGGGCTTTATGGTAAATATCCCCGCGTTACCAAAGAGCTGATTGATAAGTATAAAGAAGGGCTGATTGCCTCTACTTGCTGCATTGGTGCCTCCGTTCCAAAAACCATTCTGAAAAAAGGCGAAGCTGCGGGCGAAATTGAATTCAAATGGTGGCTCGACCGCTTCGGCGAAGATTATTACGTTGAACTTCAACGCCATGAAATTCCCGATCAGATTAAAGCCAATGAAATTCTGATCAAGTTCGCCCGGAAATACAACGTTAAGATCATCGCGTCCAACGATTCGCACTATGTCGATCAGGACGACTGGGTAGCGCATGATATTCTGCTGTGCGTGAACACCAACGAAAAGCAAAGCACGCCGTCGATGAAGGATTTCAGCGACGATGATGTGATGCCGAAGAACACCCGCTTTGCCTTCTTCAGCGACCAGTTCTATTTTAAGAACACGCAGGAGATGACGACGCTGTTCAAAGACCTGCCCGAAGCCATCGACAATACCAACGAGATCGTTGGCAAGGTCGAAACGCTGAAGTTGAAGCGCGATATTATGCTTCCCAACTTCCCTATCCCGCAGGAGTTCCAGCAGCATACCGACGACGTACTGAACCAGTGGGAATACCTGCGCCACCTGACCTACACGGGTGCTAAAGAACGCTACGTTGACATCCTGCCCCACATTCAGGAACGCCTTGATTTTGAACTGTTCACGATCAAGACAATGGGATTCGCCGGGTACTTCCTTATTGTAGCCGACTTCATTAAGGCCGGGCGCGATCTGGGTGTTATGATTGGGCCGGGCCGTGGGTCGGCAGCGGGTAGCGCGGTGGCATATTGCACGGGTATCACAAATATTGACCCCATTAAATACGACTTGCTGTTCGAGCGGTTCCTGAACCCCGACCGGAAGTCGATGCCCGATATTGATACGGACTTCGACGATGAAGGCCGGCAGAAAGTGATTGATTACGTTGTTCAGAAGTATGGCAAGTCGCAGGTAGCGCAGATTGTAACCTACGGCACAATGGCGTCGAAATCGTCGATCAAAGACGTGGCTCGGGTGATGGATTTGCCGTTGCAGGATGCCAACGCCGTGGTGAAACTTGTGCCCGACAAGCCGACATACAACATGACGCTCAAGCGCATTTTCGAGGACCCACTCGATGGGCCGGGCGGTTTGGCAAGCGTTATCCAGCCCGAAGAACTGGATAACGTGAAGCGGATGCGGGCACTCGAATCGGGCGATAAGAGCGCGGCAGCGGCCATGCGGATCGTTGACTACGAAAAGGTATCTGCCGTACTCAAACAAGCCCGAAAACTCGAAGGCACGGTACGCAATACCGGCCTTCATGCAGCCGGTATTATCATCGCCCCCAGCGATTTGTCGGACATTGTTCCGGTGTCGACCTCAAAAGATACAAACCTGATTATTACCCAATATGAGGGGAAAGTTATTGAGGATGCGGGTGTAATCAAGATGGACTTTCTGGGTCTGCGAAACCTGACCATCATTAAGGAATGTCTGCGACTGATCCGGCAAAATCACGGCGGCTTTTTGATCAACGGTGTCGAAACCGACATTGATGATATTCCCCTTGACGACGAGGAAACCTACAAGCTCTTCCAGCGGGGCGAAACAAATGCCGTTTTCCAGTTTGAATCCGACGGTATGAAAAAGCACATGAAAGACCTGAAGCCTGACCGCTTTGGTGACCTCATTGCCATGAACGCCCTCTACCGTCCGGGTCCAATTGCTTACATTCCGAACTACATCAACCGCAAACACGGCCGCGAAGAAGTCAAGTACGACATGCCAGAAATGGAAGAGTATCTGGCTGACACCTATGGCATTACGGTTTATCAGGAGCAGTTGATGCTGCTCTCGCAGAAGCTTGGCAATTTCACCAAAGGCGACGCCGACGTACTGCGAAAGGCGATGGGAAAGAAAGACAAAGCCACGCTGGATAAAATGAAGGGTAAGTTTATGGATGGCTGTGCATCTAACAACCTGCCCCTGAAAGTATGCGAAAAAGTCTGGACCGATTGGGAAGCCTTCGCTTCCTACGCCTTTAACAAATCGCACTCAACCTGTTACGCATTCGTTGCCTATCAAACGGCTTTTCTAAAAGCTCACTACCGGCCTGAGTATATGGCGGCCGTATTAACGAGCTGTCTGGGTACGATTGACAAGATTACGTTCTTCATGGAAGAATGTAAGAATATTAACATTCCCGTTCTGGGGCCCGATGTAAACGAGTCGGAACGCTTCTTTGGTGTTAACAAAAAGGGCGAAATTCGCTTCGGCCTGGGGGGTATTAAAGGTGCAGGTGATGCCGCCGTAGAAGCCATCATTGAGGAGCGCAAGGCGGGCGGACCGTTTAAAGATATATTTGATTTTGCAGTTCGGGTCAACCTCCGCACGGTGAACAAGAAAACCTGGGAATCGCTGGCTTACGCCGGTGCGTTCGATAGTATCGACGAGTATCACCGGGCGCAGTATTTCGATATGTCGGACACCGATACCTCGCCATTTCTTGACAAAATTATCCGCTACGGCAGTAACTACCACGCCGAGAAAGCAGCCGCCCAACAGTCGCTGTTTGGCGCCATGATGAATGGGGAGCCGATGCTTGCGCGGCCCAAGGCCCCTATGGTAACAGAATGGAACCAGATCGAAAAATTGAAATTCGAGAAGGACGTCGTTGGCTTTTACATCACGGGACACCCGCTCGATGAGTTCAAACTCGAAATGGACGGATTCTGCAACTGTACACTGGCCAACATTTTCGAGACGAAACAACCCGAAATCAAGGTTGGCTGCATCGTATCGGCCGTGCAAATGCGGGTCACTAAAAGCGGTAACCCGTTCTGTATTTTCAAAGTCGAGGACTATAATTCATCCCTCGAAATGGCCCTTTTCGGCGATGATTATGTGAGGCTGGTGCAATACATTGAGGTGGGTCGTTTCCTGCACATTACGGGCAAAACTCAGAACAAATGGGGTTCCGAGCAATTAGAGTTCAAGCCCACCAGCATCCGGTTACTGAACGATATGCGGGAGAAATTCTGCAAAGAGCTGCGCGTATCGCTGACTTTAGATGCGTTGAATGCTCAACTTGTAGCCAGAATTAACGAGTTAGTGAATGCCCACCCCGGCAGTTGTACACTATCGCTCAATGTGATTGATCACAGCGAGCGAATCGAAGTTAGTTTGCAGGCAAGAACGTTGAAAGTCTCCCCCGCCAACTCATTCCTGAAGGCACTAGAAGCGATTGACGGTGTGACTTGTAAGGTGGCGTAG